A part of Haloarchaeobius sp. HME9146 genomic DNA contains:
- a CDS encoding DUF456 domain-containing protein: MVIASTLGGIDVALLVAIVLLVVGVIGSAVPSLPGPLVSVAAVAGYWYFGDGLGTVAAATLVLVGLFAVAADQLADVVSTRASGASWTTTALAGIVGFVLLFVVGPIGIILGVAGTVFAVELYQKGDRNHAARAAAYTTVGILASIVVQVFLTASMLVGFLLAVLL, from the coding sequence ATGGTCATCGCGTCCACGCTCGGCGGCATCGACGTCGCCCTGCTCGTCGCCATCGTCCTCCTCGTCGTCGGCGTCATCGGTAGCGCCGTCCCCTCCTTGCCCGGCCCGCTGGTCTCGGTCGCCGCCGTCGCGGGCTACTGGTACTTCGGCGACGGGCTGGGGACCGTCGCCGCCGCCACGCTCGTCCTCGTCGGGCTGTTCGCGGTGGCCGCGGACCAGCTCGCGGACGTGGTCTCGACCCGGGCCAGCGGTGCCTCCTGGACGACCACCGCCCTCGCGGGCATCGTCGGCTTCGTGCTCCTGTTCGTCGTCGGTCCCATCGGCATCATCCTCGGCGTCGCGGGGACCGTGTTCGCGGTCGAACTCTACCAGAAAGGCGACCGCAACCACGCGGCGCGTGCCGCCGCCTACACGACGGTCGGCATCCTGGCCAGCATCGTCGTCCAGGTGTTCCTGACGGCCTCGATGCTCGTCGGGTTCCTCCTCGCCGTCTTGCTCTGA
- a CDS encoding ferredoxin family protein: MAIDPNFEDNREVVDEHSGHDVWGPVDEPETLGIHGTHVAVDFDICLADGACLEDCPVDVFEWVDTPGHPESEIKADPANEAQCIDCMLCVDVCPVDAIDVDAGRQGRA, translated from the coding sequence ATGGCCATTGACCCAAACTTCGAGGACAACCGCGAGGTAGTCGACGAGCACAGCGGACACGACGTGTGGGGACCTGTCGATGAACCGGAAACCCTGGGAATCCACGGGACCCACGTGGCCGTCGACTTCGACATCTGCCTGGCCGACGGTGCCTGCCTGGAAGACTGCCCGGTCGACGTGTTCGAATGGGTGGACACGCCCGGCCATCCGGAGTCGGAGATCAAGGCCGACCCGGCCAACGAGGCCCAGTGCATCGACTGCATGCTCTGTGTCGACGTCTGCCCGGTCGACGCCATCGACGTGGACGCCGGACGCCAGGGGCGCGCATAA
- a CDS encoding electron transfer flavoprotein subunit beta/FixA family protein, with the protein MNIAVMTKGVPDFREGQVSFDEDGHLERGKTPTVMNPNDKFALRAALQTKVRHGGNVTLLSMGPPGYEGILEEGMRDVYADDLVLVSDREFAAADTWATSITLGTAMEHMDEMPDIVFAGFKTADGETGHTGPQTCWCLDWPIVTHVVSLDIDEEEGKLRAKRLVEGDVDEIETVEAPMPCFVVTDPDFEPSYRRAEHRLRLKDLREQTTKRAENFKEHLTMWNHEELNLDPDFVGLDGSPTIVSSVDPIPKAPAEREATMVTPEDEEGMEAVMEELTPFVAGD; encoded by the coding sequence CTGAACATCGCTGTGATGACGAAGGGGGTGCCTGACTTCCGCGAGGGGCAAGTGTCGTTCGACGAGGACGGCCACCTCGAACGGGGGAAGACACCCACTGTGATGAACCCGAACGACAAGTTCGCGCTCCGAGCGGCCCTGCAGACCAAGGTCCGCCACGGCGGGAACGTGACACTGCTATCCATGGGCCCGCCAGGCTACGAGGGCATCCTCGAGGAGGGGATGCGCGACGTGTACGCCGACGACCTCGTCCTGGTGTCCGACCGCGAGTTCGCGGCCGCCGACACCTGGGCGACCTCCATCACGCTCGGGACCGCCATGGAGCACATGGACGAGATGCCGGACATCGTGTTCGCGGGCTTCAAGACCGCGGACGGGGAGACGGGCCACACCGGCCCGCAGACCTGCTGGTGTCTGGACTGGCCCATCGTGACCCACGTGGTCTCGCTCGACATCGACGAGGAGGAAGGCAAGCTCCGCGCGAAGCGACTCGTCGAGGGCGACGTCGACGAGATAGAGACCGTCGAGGCCCCGATGCCGTGTTTCGTCGTGACCGATCCGGACTTCGAACCGAGCTACCGCCGCGCCGAACACCGGCTCCGACTGAAAGACCTGCGCGAGCAGACGACGAAACGCGCTGAGAACTTCAAGGAGCATCTGACGATGTGGAACCACGAGGAGCTGAACCTCGACCCCGACTTCGTCGGGCTGGACGGTTCGCCGACCATCGTCTCCTCGGTCGACCCCATCCCGAAGGCCCCCGCGGAACGCGAGGCCACGATGGTGACACCGGAGGACGAGGAGGGTATGGAAGCGGTCATGGAAGAGCTGACGCCGTTCGTGGCGGGTGATTGA
- a CDS encoding electron transfer flavoprotein subunit alpha/FixB family protein has protein sequence MPELDPNDYDISELGPALKDIEDVDELREILAAEEAGEDRVGAKKLIESRIEKFEDDGEEVDADALDPTDMTVADIGNAVRDIDEVDQLESLLEREEAGEDRSSAKKLIQKRIDDLSESDEEEGEVEADLPPEEKYPELNHPTADKRHVRAIEDGTYRDMWVYCETQRGELLDVSREMLGKARQLMDDYNDDYDEEERVVAVLIGDDVERLADECIALGADVVVYKEDERLHRFRHKAFTEIFCDMARWGGDPGVGNPEESDWRDYDEPRYVLFPATNNGRDLSALVQGELDSGLASDCSGLYIESAEISNPVKTGKPGTTKTFERILHMKRPDFSGFEYSTILCIDNPHRDFHPQGGSVIPGSFEIPEADEAREGEVIERDTDLSDDWFRVDVQEADVLDSGVDLTGHEVIVAMGRGIGDDPTLGMELGVELADCFDDADVGVTRGIVTGSYQFDGHVEQYTHEERQIGETGQIVEPKLYIAAGISGAVQHKVGMDESDTIIAINTDPDARIRDFSDYFIEGDLFDVLPRLIEAAKTGELSAAVANTAVAGAGGDDDD, from the coding sequence ATGCCTGAACTGGACCCCAACGATTACGACATCTCCGAACTCGGCCCCGCACTGAAAGACATCGAGGACGTCGACGAACTTCGCGAGATTCTCGCCGCCGAGGAGGCGGGCGAGGACCGCGTCGGTGCCAAGAAGCTCATCGAGAGCCGCATCGAGAAGTTCGAAGACGACGGCGAGGAGGTCGATGCGGACGCGCTCGACCCGACCGACATGACGGTCGCCGACATCGGGAACGCGGTGCGCGACATCGACGAGGTCGACCAGCTCGAATCCTTGCTCGAACGCGAGGAGGCGGGCGAGGACCGCTCCAGCGCGAAGAAGCTCATCCAGAAGCGCATCGACGACCTCTCCGAGAGCGACGAGGAAGAGGGCGAGGTCGAAGCCGACCTGCCGCCCGAGGAGAAGTACCCCGAACTGAACCACCCGACCGCGGACAAGCGCCACGTCCGTGCCATCGAGGACGGCACCTACCGCGACATGTGGGTGTACTGTGAGACCCAGCGTGGCGAACTGCTGGACGTCTCCCGGGAGATGCTCGGGAAGGCCCGGCAGCTGATGGACGACTACAACGACGACTACGACGAGGAGGAGCGCGTCGTCGCGGTCCTCATCGGTGACGACGTCGAGCGCCTCGCCGACGAGTGCATCGCGCTCGGGGCGGACGTGGTCGTCTACAAGGAGGACGAGCGCCTGCACCGGTTCCGGCACAAGGCGTTCACCGAGATATTCTGCGACATGGCTCGCTGGGGCGGCGACCCCGGCGTGGGCAATCCCGAGGAGAGCGACTGGCGGGACTACGACGAGCCCCGGTACGTCCTCTTCCCGGCGACGAACAACGGCCGCGACCTCTCCGCGCTGGTGCAGGGCGAACTCGACTCCGGGCTCGCCTCTGACTGTTCCGGCCTGTACATCGAGAGCGCCGAGATATCGAACCCGGTCAAGACCGGCAAGCCGGGGACGACGAAGACGTTCGAGCGCATCCTGCACATGAAGCGCCCGGACTTCTCCGGCTTCGAGTACTCGACCATCCTCTGCATCGACAACCCGCACCGGGACTTCCACCCGCAGGGCGGGTCGGTCATCCCGGGGAGCTTCGAGATTCCGGAGGCCGACGAGGCCCGCGAGGGCGAGGTCATCGAGCGCGACACCGACCTCTCCGACGACTGGTTCCGCGTCGACGTGCAGGAGGCCGACGTGCTCGACAGCGGTGTCGACCTCACCGGCCACGAGGTCATCGTGGCCATGGGCCGCGGTATCGGCGACGACCCGACCCTCGGGATGGAACTGGGCGTCGAACTCGCCGACTGCTTCGACGACGCCGACGTGGGCGTCACCCGTGGTATCGTCACGGGCTCGTACCAGTTCGACGGCCACGTCGAGCAGTACACCCACGAGGAGCGCCAGATCGGTGAGACCGGCCAGATAGTCGAGCCGAAGCTGTACATCGCCGCCGGCATCTCCGGGGCGGTCCAGCACAAGGTCGGCATGGACGAATCGGACACCATCATCGCCATCAACACGGACCCGGACGCCAGAATCCGGGACTTCTCTGATTACTTCATCGAAGGAGACCTGTTCGACGTGCTACCGAGACTCATCGAAGCCGCCAAGACCGGGGAGCTGAGTGCTGCAGTCGCGAACACCGCCGTCGCCGGTGCCGGAGGTGACGACGATGACTGA
- a CDS encoding FAD-dependent monooxygenase: MTEREHYEAVVVGAGPGGAAAAARLADHGVETLVLERGVDAGSKNVSGGLIYAERSAPYTIDDLFPGFREEAAEREVTDYYMDNLAGDKVKTYDLTPLHENDTLWCDAVLRRKMDSWLAEQVHEKCRETGGGLLTEVKVNGLLRENGEIIGVECEELDDIEADIVIAADGVNSELAREAGLMDWEDPDEYFQGVKAVVDLPEGHIEDTFDIGEEEGVARLFSGDLFQGVRGGGFMYTNEDTLSIGTVFHLDSIASERAEPQELLDALLTHPHLGQWLPEEYVELEYSAKLVPDSKKAALKNPHRDRMLVVGDAAGQMQAQGPIIKGMNHAVTAGALAADAFVTAKGRSGVTAGQRYTQMLEREGVMDKLRPTAYELTRPVTENGAMASVMETVAKSPVGKAALGLGITESVVKRAFNSPRMMSILPDIRPAYVTIPTLLAKTQGVQVEGENRIEPPTLEDRIGDLTYDTDIGNPHIVLNDESVEASGTAVTACPVSAEGFGGGCYRTETVKTNGSEEELVSLDTQPCVECGTCAVVADTTWEHPNGGKGVEYRQG; the protein is encoded by the coding sequence ATGACTGAGCGAGAGCACTACGAGGCGGTCGTGGTCGGGGCCGGTCCCGGCGGGGCCGCCGCCGCTGCCAGGCTGGCCGACCACGGGGTCGAGACCCTGGTACTGGAACGCGGCGTCGACGCCGGCTCGAAGAACGTCTCCGGCGGGCTCATCTACGCCGAGCGCTCCGCGCCGTACACCATCGACGACCTGTTCCCGGGCTTCCGGGAGGAGGCGGCCGAGCGCGAGGTCACCGACTACTACATGGACAACCTCGCCGGGGACAAGGTCAAGACGTACGACCTGACGCCACTGCACGAGAACGATACGCTGTGGTGTGACGCGGTTCTCCGCAGGAAGATGGACTCCTGGCTCGCCGAGCAGGTCCACGAGAAGTGCCGCGAGACCGGTGGCGGCCTGCTGACCGAGGTGAAGGTCAACGGGTTGCTCCGCGAGAACGGCGAGATAATCGGCGTGGAATGCGAGGAACTCGACGACATCGAGGCGGACATCGTCATCGCGGCCGACGGCGTGAACTCTGAACTCGCCCGCGAGGCCGGCCTGATGGACTGGGAGGACCCCGACGAGTACTTCCAGGGCGTGAAGGCGGTCGTCGACCTGCCCGAGGGCCACATCGAGGACACCTTCGACATCGGCGAGGAGGAGGGCGTCGCCCGCCTGTTCTCCGGCGACCTGTTCCAGGGCGTCCGGGGTGGCGGGTTCATGTACACCAACGAGGACACGCTCTCCATCGGGACCGTGTTCCACCTCGACAGCATCGCGAGCGAGCGGGCCGAACCCCAGGAGCTGCTCGACGCCCTGCTCACGCACCCGCACCTCGGGCAGTGGCTGCCCGAGGAGTACGTGGAGCTTGAGTACTCCGCGAAGCTCGTGCCGGACTCGAAGAAGGCGGCGCTGAAGAACCCGCACCGGGACCGCATGCTGGTCGTCGGCGACGCCGCCGGCCAGATGCAGGCCCAGGGGCCCATCATCAAGGGGATGAACCACGCCGTCACCGCCGGGGCGCTCGCCGCCGACGCCTTCGTCACCGCGAAGGGGCGCTCCGGCGTCACGGCCGGACAGCGCTACACCCAGATGCTCGAACGCGAGGGCGTGATGGACAAGCTCCGCCCGACGGCGTACGAGTTGACCCGTCCGGTCACCGAGAACGGGGCGATGGCGAGCGTCATGGAGACGGTCGCGAAGTCGCCCGTCGGCAAGGCCGCGCTGGGCCTCGGAATCACCGAGTCGGTCGTCAAGCGGGCGTTCAACTCGCCCCGGATGATGTCGATACTACCCGACATCCGGCCGGCGTACGTCACCATCCCGACCCTGCTCGCGAAGACGCAGGGCGTCCAGGTCGAGGGTGAGAACCGGATCGAGCCGCCGACGCTGGAGGATCGCATCGGCGACCTGACCTACGACACCGACATCGGGAACCCACACATCGTCCTGAACGACGAGTCGGTCGAGGCCAGCGGCACCGCGGTCACAGCGTGCCCGGTCTCCGCCGAGGGCTTCGGTGGCGGCTGCTACCGGACCGAGACGGTGAAGACGAACGGTTCGGAGGAGGAACTCGTCAGCCTCGACACCCAGCCCTGCGTCGAATGCGGCACCTGTGCCGTGGTCGCGGACACGACGTGGGAGCACCCGAACGGCGGGAAGGGCGTCGAATACAGGCAGGGATGA
- a CDS encoding GNAT family N-acetyltransferase, which translates to MKLTDKLSFDHEDRRDLYEYVESHGTVKRKEVEQALKMDPRAVRHHVAILKRDGYLTDDDGILKVAFEDEGAAEEHVSDEVEFVIRQAHQSDLSGLIGAIRHVADEGTYIEAEEVADILDHEEVLLRHNELESRMFFVATVDEDVVGWVHIRVPELEKLHHTAELTVGVLAEYRDHDVGSHLLERGVNWAKQNGYEKLYNSVPATNEGAIKFLEKHGWETEAVREDHYKIDEDYVDEVMMAVSL; encoded by the coding sequence ATGAAACTCACTGACAAACTGAGCTTCGACCACGAGGACCGCCGCGACCTCTACGAGTACGTCGAAAGCCACGGGACGGTGAAGCGAAAGGAGGTCGAACAGGCCCTCAAGATGGACCCCAGGGCGGTACGACACCACGTCGCCATCCTCAAGCGGGACGGCTATCTGACCGACGACGACGGCATCCTGAAGGTCGCTTTCGAGGACGAGGGCGCTGCCGAGGAGCACGTCAGTGACGAGGTCGAGTTCGTCATCCGACAGGCCCACCAGTCCGACCTCTCCGGGCTCATCGGGGCCATCCGCCACGTCGCCGACGAGGGCACCTACATCGAGGCCGAGGAGGTCGCCGACATCCTCGACCACGAGGAGGTACTGCTCCGGCACAACGAACTCGAATCACGCATGTTCTTCGTCGCGACCGTCGACGAGGACGTCGTCGGCTGGGTCCACATCCGGGTTCCCGAACTGGAGAAACTCCACCACACCGCCGAGTTGACCGTCGGGGTGCTCGCGGAGTACCGTGACCACGATGTCGGGAGCCACCTGCTCGAACGTGGCGTCAACTGGGCCAAGCAGAACGGGTACGAGAAGCTCTACAACAGCGTTCCGGCGACGAACGAGGGTGCCATCAAGTTCCTCGAGAAGCACGGCTGGGAGACCGAAGCGGTGCGCGAGGACCACTACAAGATCGACGAGGACTACGTCGACGAAGTGATGATGGCAGTGTCGCTCTGA
- a CDS encoding ATP-binding protein, with amino-acid sequence MTLLRRVRESFSLQLGVALLVVVLLLAVIGAGTWLVTADAVREDVQVKLVSQSEAEANGLTEWFDSNRLFVRLLSDDDVFQQGSDPEIRDYLQRQVSTEDFEVLALHYVDMRENRVLVSTVAAAENESIADRPWTSRLRFQDFQDVYVSEPYTTPRGEAVVAFVSPTGDVNGALVAVVDVSEIGESFRSPIAGTVTRVIDSRGIVVFSEDPDERLQPYLADESAIPEALVRAVDGESGFQQDSLKERELDHDVVTAYAPVAGTDWVVIMQAPTASAYAVLDRIVVGIVAFVALALAGVLAVALTFGRTTTRAVSDLTETAQAYASGDYDAEPSLDRADELGTLAAQMRQMRDALQSRIAALETARGHAEQRKLQLQRLLANLPVVLFVVAPDGRFEDVQGRTPEGTFALVDAIGDRVEDRFGAYPELVETCHDALDGTPSSVTVDVEGGIYHVQVHPVTENGTVQQAIAVASDVTEERNREQQIQVLNRVLRHDLRNRLSVIVTYARHVADGVDDPELTDALDHIVAQSEELVETSEKARNVQHALEDADKSIDVAALADRTLEAFETAHPTVDVERSLPATAPARATIHLGLALEELLSNAVEHTDSDAPNVRVSVENRLSQVTLVVEDDGPGMPDAEQRAIISGEEKPLAHSSGLGLWFVYWLVTAAGGQFEFDESSLGGLAVRLSFPRAEG; translated from the coding sequence GTGACGCTACTCCGGCGGGTCAGGGAGTCGTTCTCGCTGCAACTGGGGGTCGCCCTGCTCGTTGTCGTCCTGTTGCTGGCGGTCATCGGGGCCGGAACGTGGCTCGTCACCGCGGACGCGGTCCGGGAGGACGTCCAGGTCAAACTCGTCTCGCAGTCAGAAGCCGAGGCGAACGGCCTCACCGAGTGGTTCGACAGCAACCGGCTGTTCGTCCGTCTCCTCTCCGACGACGACGTGTTCCAGCAGGGCTCTGACCCCGAGATTCGGGACTACCTCCAGCGGCAGGTGTCCACCGAGGACTTCGAAGTACTCGCCCTGCACTACGTGGACATGCGCGAGAACCGCGTCCTCGTCTCGACCGTCGCCGCCGCCGAGAACGAGAGCATCGCGGACCGCCCGTGGACCTCGCGGCTCCGGTTCCAGGACTTCCAGGACGTGTACGTCTCGGAACCGTACACCACCCCGCGGGGCGAGGCGGTCGTCGCCTTCGTCAGCCCGACCGGGGACGTCAACGGGGCGCTCGTCGCCGTCGTCGACGTGAGCGAGATCGGGGAGTCCTTCCGCTCGCCCATCGCCGGCACCGTCACCCGGGTCATCGACTCCCGGGGCATCGTCGTCTTCTCGGAGGACCCCGACGAGCGCCTCCAGCCGTACCTGGCCGACGAGAGCGCCATTCCCGAGGCACTGGTGCGGGCCGTCGACGGCGAGTCCGGCTTCCAGCAGGACTCCCTGAAAGAACGCGAACTCGACCACGACGTCGTCACGGCGTACGCGCCCGTCGCGGGCACGGACTGGGTCGTCATCATGCAGGCCCCGACCGCGTCCGCCTACGCGGTGCTCGACCGCATCGTCGTGGGTATCGTCGCGTTCGTCGCCCTCGCGCTTGCCGGCGTGCTCGCCGTTGCACTGACGTTCGGGCGCACCACGACGCGAGCCGTCAGCGACCTCACCGAGACCGCCCAGGCGTACGCCTCCGGGGACTACGACGCGGAGCCGTCACTCGACCGGGCGGACGAACTGGGCACCCTCGCGGCCCAGATGCGCCAGATGCGTGACGCCCTCCAGTCCCGCATCGCGGCGCTCGAGACCGCCCGCGGCCACGCCGAGCAACGCAAACTCCAGTTGCAGCGCCTGCTCGCCAACCTCCCCGTCGTGCTGTTCGTCGTGGCCCCCGACGGCCGGTTCGAGGACGTGCAGGGCCGGACGCCGGAGGGGACGTTCGCCCTCGTCGACGCCATCGGCGACCGCGTCGAGGACCGGTTCGGCGCGTATCCCGAACTGGTGGAGACGTGTCACGACGCCCTGGATGGGACCCCGAGTTCGGTCACTGTCGACGTGGAGGGCGGCATCTACCACGTGCAGGTCCATCCGGTCACGGAGAACGGCACGGTCCAGCAGGCCATCGCGGTCGCGAGCGACGTGACCGAAGAGCGCAACCGCGAACAGCAGATTCAGGTGCTGAACCGGGTCCTCAGGCACGACCTCCGGAACCGGCTCAGCGTCATCGTGACCTACGCCCGCCACGTCGCCGACGGCGTCGACGATCCGGAGCTCACCGATGCCCTCGACCACATCGTGGCACAGAGCGAGGAACTCGTCGAGACCAGTGAGAAGGCACGGAACGTCCAGCACGCGCTCGAAGACGCGGACAAGAGCATCGACGTGGCGGCACTCGCCGACCGGACGCTCGAGGCGTTCGAAACCGCACATCCCACGGTCGACGTCGAGCGCTCACTCCCTGCGACGGCCCCCGCCAGGGCGACCATCCACCTCGGGCTCGCACTGGAGGAGCTGCTCTCGAATGCGGTCGAACACACCGACAGCGACGCACCGAACGTGCGCGTCAGCGTGGAGAACCGGCTTTCACAGGTCACCCTCGTCGTCGAAGACGACGGGCCAGGCATGCCGGACGCCGAGCAGCGAGCCATCATCTCCGGCGAAGAGAAGCCGCTCGCACACTCCAGCGGCCTCGGCCTCTGGTTCGTCTACTGGCTGGTCACCGCGGCGGGTGGCCAGTTCGAGTTCGACGAGAGCAGCCTCGGCGGCCTGGCAGTCCGGCTGTCGTTCCCCCGCGCGGAGGGATAG
- a CDS encoding glycine betaine ABC transporter substrate-binding protein → MGTGLCAATAASGCLSRGTGPTPALDQRISVGSKHFTENRILGFLTFEAVNQVLGVQPVHEIGYGRTSTIWSALVEGAVDTYWEYTGTLWYVHLPPDVTQERIEDPLKLFQRVRTGLRETYDLECFSPAPFDNPYVLCTRPEWAEETGITTLSGLFEYAADGNTVPTAVGPEFYHRTDGWPGLLNHYEVDADTRAAWAPNLEVVNLFLAYEFLVRERIDVGMGFGTDPHIAINDLVVLEDDRDFFPPYNPCPVVRTEVLDRIDGLGPLLDQLGPLIQSAEQMRELNARVVIDGEQPQQVALSVLREGGIVP, encoded by the coding sequence GTGGGGACGGGACTCTGCGCCGCGACGGCCGCGAGTGGCTGTCTGAGCCGCGGCACCGGGCCCACCCCTGCCCTTGACCAGCGAATCAGCGTCGGCTCGAAGCACTTCACCGAGAACCGCATCCTCGGCTTCCTCACCTTCGAGGCGGTCAACCAGGTTCTCGGTGTCCAGCCCGTCCACGAGATCGGCTACGGCCGCACCAGCACCATCTGGTCGGCACTCGTCGAGGGAGCCGTCGACACCTACTGGGAGTACACCGGCACCCTCTGGTACGTCCACCTCCCCCCCGACGTCACGCAGGAACGCATCGAGGACCCCCTCAAACTGTTCCAGCGCGTCCGGACCGGTCTGCGTGAGACGTACGACCTCGAGTGCTTCTCGCCCGCGCCATTCGACAACCCGTACGTCCTCTGTACGCGCCCAGAATGGGCCGAGGAGACGGGTATCACGACCCTCTCCGGCCTGTTCGAGTACGCAGCCGACGGCAACACCGTCCCGACAGCGGTCGGCCCGGAGTTCTACCACCGGACCGACGGCTGGCCCGGGCTGCTAAATCACTACGAGGTCGACGCCGACACCAGGGCGGCGTGGGCCCCGAACCTCGAAGTGGTCAACCTCTTCCTCGCCTACGAGTTCCTCGTCCGCGAGCGCATCGACGTCGGCATGGGGTTCGGGACGGACCCGCACATCGCCATCAACGACCTCGTGGTGCTCGAAGACGACCGTGACTTCTTCCCCCCGTACAACCCTTGCCCGGTCGTCCGGACCGAGGTACTCGACCGCATCGACGGCCTCGGGCCGTTGCTCGACCAGCTCGGCCCACTCATCCAGTCCGCCGAACAGATGCGAGAACTCAACGCCAGGGTCGTGATCGACGGTGAACAGCCCCAGCAGGTCGCGCTCTCGGTGCTCCGGGAGGGAGGTATCGTCCCGTGA